Proteins encoded within one genomic window of Festucalex cinctus isolate MCC-2025b chromosome 18, RoL_Fcin_1.0, whole genome shotgun sequence:
- the atp1b2b gene encoding sodium/potassium-transporting ATPase subunit beta-2b isoform X1: MAKDAGKGEWKECIWNPRTREFLGRTASSWGLIILFYFVFYIFLAGLFALTMYVMLQTLDEHKPTWQDRLTTPGMVIRPKSDETFEIVYNIQKTESWDMYAQALDKFLEPYNSSVQDQKNDECKPDQYFLQEDSGDVKNNPKRSCQFKRDVLMDCSGLNDRYYGYHDGKPCIIIKMNRVIGMLPGKDGQAPFITCGAKRYKVGKNEWREDTDKIGEMMYFPSNGTFNLMYYPYYGKKAQVNYSQPLVAVKFLNITVNEDVNIECKINANNIPAGSERDKFAGRVSFKLRINTIN, from the exons ATGGCAAAGGATGCGGGAAAAGGCGAGTGGAAGGAGTGTATATGGAACCCGAGGACGAGGGAGTTTCTGGGCAGGACAGCCAGCAGCTGGG GTCTCATCATCCTCTTCTATTTCGTTTTCTACATCTTCCTGGCCGGCCTGTTTGCGCTTACCATGTACGTCATGCTGCAGACTTTGGATGAGCACAAGCCGACCTGGCAGGACAGGCTGACCACACCAG GGATGGTGATTAGACCCAAATCCGATGAGACTTTTGAGATTGTCTATAACATCCAGAAAACCGAGAGCTGGGACATGTACGCGCAAGCCCTGGACAAGTTCCTGGAAC CTTACAACAGCTCCGTTCAAGACCAGAAAAATGACGAATGCAAACCGGACCAGTACTTCTTGCAGGAGGACAGCGGCGACGTGAAGAACAACCCCAAGCGCTCGTGTCAGTTCAAACGCGACGTTCTGATGGACTGCTCGGGACTCAATGACCGTTACTATGGATACCACGACGGCAAGCCATGCATCATTATCAAGATGAATCGG GTGATTGGAATGTTGCCAGGGAAGGACGGACAGGCTCCTTTTATCACCTGTGGCGCAAAG AGGTACAAAGTTGGCAAAAATGAATGG AGAGAAGACACCGACAAAATTGGAGAAATGATGTACTTTCCTTCCAATGGCACTTTCAACCTTATGTACTACCCTTACTATGGCAAGAAAGCTCAG GTGAACTATTCCCAGCCTTTGGTTGCCGTCAAGTTCCTTAACATCACCGTCAACGAAGACGTCAACATCGAGTGCAAGATCAACGCCAACAACATCCCCGCCGGGAGCGAAAGAGACAAGTTTGCCGGACGAGTGTCTTTCAAGCTGAGGATCAACACCATTAACTAG
- the atp1b2b gene encoding sodium/potassium-transporting ATPase subunit beta-2b isoform X2, whose translation MAKDAGKGEWKECIWNPRTREFLGRTASSWGLIILFYFVFYIFLAGLFALTMYVMLQTLDEHKPTWQDRLTTPGMVIRPKSDETFEIVYNIQKTESWDMYAQALDKFLEPYNSSVQDQKNDECKPDQYFLQEDSGDVKNNPKRSCQFKRDVLMDCSGLNDRYYGYHDGKPCIIIKMNRVIGMLPGKDGQAPFITCGAKREDTDKIGEMMYFPSNGTFNLMYYPYYGKKAQVNYSQPLVAVKFLNITVNEDVNIECKINANNIPAGSERDKFAGRVSFKLRINTIN comes from the exons ATGGCAAAGGATGCGGGAAAAGGCGAGTGGAAGGAGTGTATATGGAACCCGAGGACGAGGGAGTTTCTGGGCAGGACAGCCAGCAGCTGGG GTCTCATCATCCTCTTCTATTTCGTTTTCTACATCTTCCTGGCCGGCCTGTTTGCGCTTACCATGTACGTCATGCTGCAGACTTTGGATGAGCACAAGCCGACCTGGCAGGACAGGCTGACCACACCAG GGATGGTGATTAGACCCAAATCCGATGAGACTTTTGAGATTGTCTATAACATCCAGAAAACCGAGAGCTGGGACATGTACGCGCAAGCCCTGGACAAGTTCCTGGAAC CTTACAACAGCTCCGTTCAAGACCAGAAAAATGACGAATGCAAACCGGACCAGTACTTCTTGCAGGAGGACAGCGGCGACGTGAAGAACAACCCCAAGCGCTCGTGTCAGTTCAAACGCGACGTTCTGATGGACTGCTCGGGACTCAATGACCGTTACTATGGATACCACGACGGCAAGCCATGCATCATTATCAAGATGAATCGG GTGATTGGAATGTTGCCAGGGAAGGACGGACAGGCTCCTTTTATCACCTGTGGCGCAAAG AGAGAAGACACCGACAAAATTGGAGAAATGATGTACTTTCCTTCCAATGGCACTTTCAACCTTATGTACTACCCTTACTATGGCAAGAAAGCTCAG GTGAACTATTCCCAGCCTTTGGTTGCCGTCAAGTTCCTTAACATCACCGTCAACGAAGACGTCAACATCGAGTGCAAGATCAACGCCAACAACATCCCCGCCGGGAGCGAAAGAGACAAGTTTGCCGGACGAGTGTCTTTCAAGCTGAGGATCAACACCATTAACTAG
- the gltpd2b gene encoding glycolipid transfer protein domain-containing protein 2, with the protein MGVKSKAALAIVVLLLFLGTLWLYGGLDYHWDACLKGYNRLNEAHQLSNSSASGGPAGPQVLEECPGQTFQVSRLLGHLLASPAFTSDVLLQPYLSSWDELVKFMDALGPMVGLISKEIVTKTSIIRELALLAEASPEAEVNPDSENTVSSKAGEYFDPSQDFGAYHSVRSMIWVELKRGLVDFNQQTDSGCRTLLRLHRALLWLKLFLGMLAETPETGRLRSPSDLCREAYKTTLANHHSWFVRRAAELAFIAMPERGFFFRLLCVQNQEELSGVLGRVVRAIAVVYDRTQKALEQNGMLDLP; encoded by the exons ATGGGTGTGAAGAGCAAAGCTGCCTTGGCTATCGTCGTCCTGCTGCTCTTCCTCGGCACCCTCTGGCTCT ACGGGGGTTTGGATTACCACTGGGATGCTTGTCTAAAAGGTTACAATCGACTGAATGAG GCACACCAGCTGTCCAACAGCAGCGCCTCGGGAGGCCCCGCGGGTCCCCAAGTCTTGGAGGAGTGCCCGGGACAGACCTTCCAGGTGTCGCGGCTACTCGGCCACCTGCTGGCGTCACCGGCCTTCACCTCTGACGTGCTGCTGCAGCCTTATCTCTCCAGCTGGGATGAGCTAGTCAA GTTTATGGATGCTCTGGGTCCCATGGTTGGCCTTATATCGAAAGAGATCGTAACCAAAACCTCGATTATCCGGGAATTGGCGCTTCTAGCCGAGGCTAGCCCTGAAGCGGAGGTGAATCCAGATTCTGAAAACACAGTGAGCTCAAAGGCCGGGGAGTATTTCGACCCCTCACAGGATTTCGGTGCTTACCACTCGGTGCGCTCCATGATCTGGGTGGAGCTGAAACGAGGCTTGGTGGATTTCAACCAGCAGACGGACTCTGGCTGCCGGACTCTTCTGCGACTGCACCGAGCTCTGCTTTGGCTCAAGCTCTTTCTAGGCATGCTGGCCGAGACCCCCGAGACGGGCCGGCTCAGGAGCCCGTCGGATCTGTGCCGCGAGGCCTACAAGACCACCCTGGCCAACCACCACTCCTGGTTTGTGCGCAGGGCCGCCGAGCTGGCCTTCATCGCCATGCCCGAGAGGGGCTTCTTCTTCAGGCTGCTGTGTGTGCAGAACCAGGAGGAGCTGAGCGGCGTCCTGGGACGGGTGGTCCGGGCCATTGCGGTGGTCTATGACAGGACGCAGAAAGCTTTGGAGCAAAATGGCATGCTGGatttgccataa